A region of Sphingomonas sp. DNA encodes the following proteins:
- a CDS encoding MinD/ParA family protein, translated as MSFELSRRAQVIAVASGKGGVGKTNVSVNLAVALAKAGERVMLVDCDMGLANAAILMGVDSRWTIGDLLAGRCAMADLVQPGPGGISFVPGHSGTGSGSTLSSAERARLLAALEPYAREYDHIVIDTGSGIDAAGLALVAAADAPLIVLTPEPTSFLDAYALVKALAVSHGTQRFRVLANMVRHDIAARELFDHFKSVVTRFLEVELVYAGAVPDDSYVRQAVLRKTCCMLAFPGAPSAKAFARLARQLVRPVSRPRAEAERSLCLMGAG; from the coding sequence GTGAGTTTCGAACTGTCCCGCCGCGCCCAGGTCATCGCCGTCGCCAGCGGCAAGGGCGGTGTCGGCAAGACCAATGTCAGCGTCAATCTCGCCGTCGCGCTGGCCAAGGCGGGCGAACGGGTGATGCTGGTCGATTGCGACATGGGCCTCGCCAATGCGGCGATCCTGATGGGCGTGGATTCGCGCTGGACGATCGGCGACCTGCTCGCCGGCCGCTGCGCGATGGCGGACCTGGTCCAGCCCGGACCCGGCGGCATCTCCTTCGTCCCCGGCCATAGCGGCACGGGTAGCGGCTCGACCCTCTCCTCCGCCGAGCGCGCCCGGCTGCTCGCCGCACTGGAGCCCTATGCCCGCGAATATGACCATATCGTCATCGACACCGGCAGCGGCATCGATGCCGCCGGTCTGGCGCTGGTCGCGGCGGCGGATGCGCCGCTGATCGTGCTGACGCCGGAGCCGACCTCGTTCCTCGACGCCTATGCGCTGGTGAAAGCGCTCGCCGTCAGCCACGGCACGCAGCGTTTCCGCGTCCTCGCCAACATGGTCCGGCACGACATCGCCGCGCGCGAACTGTTCGATCATTTCAAGTCGGTGGTGACACGCTTTCTCGAAGTCGAGCTGGTCTATGCCGGCGCGGTGCCGGACGATTCCTATGTGCGCCAAGCGGTCCTGCGCAAGACATGCTGCATGCTGGCCTTTCCCGGCGCGCCATCCGCCAAGGCGTTCGCCCGCCTCGCGCGCCAGCTCGTGCGCCCGGTTTCGCGCCCGCGGGCCGAGGCGGAACGTAGCCTGTGCCTGATGGGGGCGGGTTGA